One genomic region from Nocardia vinacea encodes:
- a CDS encoding NtaA/DmoA family FMN-dependent monooxygenase (This protein belongs to a clade of FMN-dependent monooxygenases, within a broader family of flavin-dependent oxidoreductases, the luciferase-like monooxygenase (LMM) family, some of whose members use coenzyme F420 rather than FMN.), which produces MSSARRRALKTVTGVSGAVSVYAAAIDPHESTVASSIEIAKIAEANKFDALFAADLLSFGTQGAIGAQEPLIFLSALSAVTSHVGLIATVTSTFHHPYNLARLFGTLDHVSNGRAAWNVVTSSVGEENYGDQDLPSPEERYARATESLEVVNALFDSWEPGALTPDGIGGAVLDATKVRPIEYAGQYFTVRGPLNIPPLPQRRPVQFQAGQSAGGIELGARFAEVVFTSLPTLEDAVTYTKTIRARATELGRAQCLPLIMSSFHATYGATEEEARRLVREAAEATDFDAGRIQLADMFGGGIDLSELPLDRPIPETILPELNSVNRRRGRVEIFTKLAASGRTLRELIVAAKDTGHWAAAGTPERLADAVEERYRAGVLDVISLGGLADSRTRDFVTNGLLPELRRRGIVGNDYVGGTFRENLELPPLPER; this is translated from the coding sequence ATGAGCTCTGCACGACGTCGGGCGTTGAAAACAGTTACTGGAGTCAGCGGCGCGGTGAGCGTCTATGCGGCCGCGATCGATCCGCACGAATCGACGGTCGCGTCCTCGATCGAGATCGCGAAGATCGCCGAGGCCAATAAGTTCGACGCACTGTTCGCTGCCGACCTGCTGAGCTTCGGCACGCAGGGTGCGATCGGCGCGCAGGAGCCGCTGATCTTCCTGTCCGCATTGAGTGCGGTGACCTCGCACGTCGGCTTGATCGCCACCGTGACCAGCACCTTCCACCACCCTTACAATCTCGCCCGGCTGTTCGGAACGCTCGACCATGTGAGCAATGGCCGCGCCGCCTGGAATGTCGTCACGTCCTCGGTGGGTGAGGAGAACTACGGCGATCAGGATCTGCCGAGCCCGGAGGAGCGGTACGCGCGGGCGACCGAATCACTCGAGGTCGTCAACGCGCTGTTCGACAGCTGGGAACCGGGGGCGCTGACCCCCGACGGAATCGGCGGGGCGGTCCTCGACGCGACCAAGGTGCGCCCGATCGAGTATGCGGGGCAATACTTCACGGTGCGGGGTCCGCTCAATATCCCGCCGTTGCCCCAGCGTCGCCCGGTCCAATTCCAGGCCGGTCAATCGGCGGGCGGTATCGAGCTCGGCGCGCGGTTCGCCGAGGTGGTCTTCACCTCGCTGCCGACGCTCGAAGATGCGGTGACCTATACCAAGACGATTCGCGCCCGCGCGACGGAACTCGGTCGCGCACAATGCCTACCGCTGATCATGAGTTCGTTCCATGCGACTTATGGAGCGACGGAGGAGGAGGCGCGCCGGTTGGTCCGCGAGGCGGCCGAAGCGACCGACTTCGATGCGGGCCGAATCCAATTGGCGGATATGTTCGGCGGCGGTATCGATCTTTCAGAACTGCCGCTGGATCGGCCCATACCGGAAACGATACTGCCCGAACTGAATTCGGTAAACCGCCGTCGCGGGCGGGTGGAGATCTTCACCAAGCTGGCGGCATCGGGTCGCACGCTGCGTGAGCTGATCGTCGCTGCGAAGGATACCGGGCACTGGGCGGCCGCCGGGACGCCGGAACGATTGGCCGATGCTGTCGAAGAGCGTTATCGCGCAGGGGTTCTCGACGTCATTTCGCTGGGTGGGCTGGCCGATTCCCGAACTCGGGACTTTGTCACCAATGGACTGCTGCCCGAATTGCGGCGCCGGGGAATCGTCGGAAACGACTATGTCGGTGGCACTTTCCGCGAAAACCTGGAACTTCCCCCGCTACCTGAGCGCTGA
- a CDS encoding GNAT family N-acetyltransferase translates to MTTESTIDVDTPLHPLDDPVRASLRGEHRRFASWVGRIGRYDPDVARFIGHPPVLDEQDWADLATLLGPGGSTALRGYGHLPPAGWTVLNEFGSVQMDGTALRVAHDPELEVLAAADVPEILELIARTEPGPYAPRTIEMGTYLGIRVDGRLVAMAGERLHPPGWTEISAVCTDAEFRGRGFASRLTRAVGARIRARGETPFLHAVAHNATAISLYETLGFTLRKRSLLTIVQAPSSTGSASTPN, encoded by the coding sequence ATGACCACCGAGTCGACCATCGACGTCGATACCCCACTGCACCCGCTCGACGATCCGGTGCGGGCATCGCTGCGCGGCGAGCACCGCCGCTTCGCCAGCTGGGTGGGCCGCATCGGCCGCTACGACCCGGACGTCGCCAGGTTCATCGGCCATCCGCCCGTACTGGACGAACAGGATTGGGCCGATCTGGCCACCCTGCTCGGACCGGGTGGCAGCACCGCGCTGCGCGGCTACGGCCATCTGCCGCCGGCGGGCTGGACCGTCCTGAACGAATTCGGTTCGGTGCAAATGGACGGCACCGCACTACGCGTTGCCCACGATCCGGAACTCGAGGTACTCGCCGCCGCCGATGTGCCGGAGATTCTGGAGCTGATCGCCCGCACCGAACCCGGCCCGTATGCGCCTCGGACCATCGAAATGGGCACTTACCTGGGAATTCGGGTGGACGGCAGACTGGTGGCGATGGCGGGTGAGCGCCTGCACCCGCCGGGCTGGACCGAGATCAGCGCGGTGTGCACCGATGCCGAATTCCGCGGCCGCGGCTTCGCCTCCCGGCTGACCCGTGCGGTCGGCGCGAGGATCCGGGCGCGCGGCGAAACACCGTTCCTGCACGCCGTCGCGCACAATGCGACGGCGATCAGTTTGTACGAGACGTTGGGATTCACCCTGCGCAAGCGTTCGTTGTTGACGATCGTGCAGGCACCATCGTCCACCGGCTCCGCATCGACGCCGAACTAG
- a CDS encoding transposase yields MQLRYTFRVYPTPGQRQALSRAFGCARVVFNDALRARQDARVAGEPYVSDGDLSRALTAAKRTPGRAWLGDVSAVVLQQALADLNAAYRNFFASVSGKRKGRMVATPRYRSRKDHRQAIRFTANARFAVTDGGKLRLPKIGDLAVRWSRELPSVPSSVTIIHDAAGRYFASFVVRTDSEPLPEVDTEVGIDLGLTTFAVMSDGRVIESPKFLRRAERRLRKAQQALSRKERGSQNRAKARLRVARAHTKVADTRRNWAHKHSTTIIRENQAVYVEDLCVTGLARTRLAKSIHDAGWGMFTRLLEEKAARYGRYFARVGRFFPSSQLCSVCGVIDGPKPLSVRTWTCRCGAVHDRDRNAANNILAAGQAERRNACGVRVRPEPVPAPRGEAGTHRQAVTV; encoded by the coding sequence GTGCAGTTGCGGTACACCTTTCGTGTCTACCCGACACCCGGACAGCGGCAAGCGCTGTCGCGGGCATTCGGGTGTGCGCGTGTGGTGTTCAACGACGCATTACGTGCGCGGCAGGACGCGCGTGTTGCCGGTGAGCCATATGTGAGCGACGGTGACCTGTCGCGAGCATTGACCGCTGCGAAGAGGACTCCGGGGCGGGCCTGGCTGGGTGATGTGTCGGCGGTGGTGTTGCAGCAAGCGCTGGCGGACCTGAACGCCGCCTACCGCAATTTCTTCGCCTCGGTCAGTGGGAAACGCAAAGGGCGTATGGTTGCCACGCCCCGATATCGGTCCCGTAAAGATCATAGGCAGGCGATCCGGTTCACCGCTAATGCCCGTTTCGCGGTCACCGATGGCGGGAAGTTGCGGTTGCCGAAGATCGGTGATCTCGCGGTGAGGTGGTCGCGGGAGCTGCCGTCGGTCCCGTCGTCGGTCACGATTATCCATGACGCTGCTGGGCGGTATTTTGCGTCGTTCGTCGTGCGGACCGACAGCGAGCCACTGCCCGAAGTCGATACAGAGGTGGGTATCGATTTGGGGTTGACCACCTTCGCTGTGATGTCCGACGGGAGGGTGATCGAGTCTCCGAAGTTCTTGCGCCGCGCCGAACGTCGGCTCCGCAAGGCGCAGCAGGCCCTGTCGCGGAAGGAGAGAGGCAGCCAGAATAGGGCGAAGGCGCGTCTGCGGGTAGCGCGGGCGCACACGAAAGTAGCTGACACGCGCAGGAATTGGGCGCACAAACACTCCACGACGATCATCCGCGAAAACCAAGCGGTGTACGTCGAGGACTTGTGCGTCACAGGCCTGGCGCGTACCCGGTTGGCGAAGTCGATACATGACGCCGGATGGGGCATGTTTACCCGGCTGTTGGAGGAGAAAGCCGCGCGCTACGGTCGGTACTTCGCCCGGGTGGGCCGGTTCTTCCCGTCGTCTCAGCTGTGTTCGGTGTGCGGGGTGATCGATGGTCCTAAGCCGTTGTCGGTGCGAACCTGGACATGCCGGTGCGGTGCGGTTCATGACCGGGATCGCAACGCCGCGAACAATATTCTCGCCGCTGGGCAGGCGGAGAGACGAAACGCTTGTGGAGTGCGGGTAAGACCGGAACCTGTTCCGGCGCCGCGCGGTGAAGCAGGAACCCACCGACAGGCCGTGACGGTCTAG
- a CDS encoding LLM class flavin-dependent oxidoreductase, protein MDRSGRRRRGGFLDPDDRYVRAEETLNAVRALWDSWNAADIVADKDSGRFLARPDAGAFAFQGNQFDISGRFTVPRSPQGRPVILQAGVSPQGRAFAAANADAIFSPYGKLPEAADFYRDIKARAVAAGRAADDIKILPSASFVLGDTEAEAIEKFHAVRDEQVTGQTALILLEQIWNRDLSGYDPEGPVPDIDPDPDAAPIIQGRAFVHQDRFATVERLRQVAEAKKLTLREVVIDQFERGPLVGTPAQVAEQIDTFVQNDGSDGFILGSHLVPWGIDEFVDQVVPLLQDRGVLRTEYTGTTLRDNLGLPHVRSTVSA, encoded by the coding sequence ATGGACAGATCTGGTCGCCGCCGCCGCGGCGGCTTCCTCGACCCGGACGACCGCTATGTGCGGGCCGAGGAAACACTGAATGCCGTTCGTGCCCTGTGGGATTCGTGGAACGCCGCCGATATCGTCGCCGACAAAGACTCCGGCCGATTCCTGGCCCGACCGGATGCCGGGGCGTTCGCCTTCCAGGGCAACCAATTCGATATCTCCGGGCGGTTCACCGTCCCGCGCAGCCCGCAGGGGCGGCCGGTGATCCTGCAGGCGGGTGTCTCACCGCAGGGCCGCGCCTTCGCGGCCGCCAATGCCGATGCCATCTTCTCCCCGTACGGCAAGCTGCCGGAGGCCGCGGACTTCTACCGCGATATCAAGGCGCGCGCGGTCGCGGCGGGACGTGCGGCCGATGACATCAAGATCCTGCCTTCGGCGAGTTTCGTGCTCGGCGATACCGAGGCCGAGGCGATCGAGAAGTTCCACGCCGTGCGCGACGAGCAGGTCACCGGCCAGACCGCGCTGATCCTGCTGGAGCAGATCTGGAACCGCGACCTGTCCGGCTACGACCCGGAGGGGCCGGTACCCGATATCGATCCGGATCCCGATGCGGCGCCGATCATCCAGGGACGTGCCTTCGTGCATCAGGACCGGTTCGCCACGGTCGAGCGCCTGCGCCAGGTGGCCGAGGCGAAGAAACTCACCCTGCGCGAGGTCGTGATCGATCAGTTCGAACGCGGGCCCCTGGTCGGCACTCCCGCCCAGGTCGCCGAGCAGATCGATACCTTCGTCCAGAACGACGGCTCCGACGGCTTCATCCTCGGCTCGCACCTGGTGCCATGGGGCATCGATGAATTCGTCGACCAGGTGGTGCCGCTGCTGCAGGACCGCGGCGTGTTGCGCACCGAATACACCGGGACCACGCTGCGCGACAACCTCGGTCTGCCGCATGTCCGGTCCACGGTGTCGGCCTGA
- a CDS encoding ROK family transcriptional regulator, with protein MTVVAGGSSAGAVLRAVLEQGTAPRSEIARLAGLSPATVTAQVRALRTAGLLTELPETAGPAGMGRPHSPLMLNVAGNVVIGVHIAAEHTTVAVLDIAGAVRLSHRVPHISLDPDAILAAAAAEVCRLRGELTERILGLGVAIGGWVDTSAGAVVGHGTLPWRNVAVRRYLSDETGLPVTLDSHTRALVHAEQLFGNARDAAATVVLFAGNVIDVAFAVHGRVHYGPRSAAGAITRLVAGESAESALADCADRALVARAQRASLPVRGLRDLIEVAGWDETAQALFVERATVLGRVIAVVIDLLDPDAVVIVDPALVRVPGVRATYLDAVRRYSACERPEEVVTGSSFLGHALETAAGTVVLQQLFTDPLAVVTAAVPGEVLPPSDARL; from the coding sequence ATGACGGTGGTGGCTGGGGGTAGTAGTGCGGGGGCGGTCTTGCGTGCGGTGCTCGAGCAGGGGACGGCGCCGCGCAGTGAGATCGCTCGGCTGGCGGGGCTGTCGCCTGCGACGGTAACCGCGCAGGTTCGTGCGCTGCGGACGGCGGGTTTGCTGACCGAACTGCCGGAGACGGCAGGGCCGGCCGGGATGGGCCGTCCGCATTCGCCGCTGATGTTGAATGTCGCGGGCAATGTGGTGATCGGGGTGCATATCGCCGCCGAGCACACCACGGTCGCCGTGCTGGATATTGCCGGGGCGGTGCGGCTTTCGCACCGGGTGCCGCATATCAGCCTGGATCCGGATGCGATTCTGGCCGCTGCTGCCGCCGAAGTGTGTCGCCTGCGGGGTGAATTGACCGAACGCATACTCGGTCTGGGGGTCGCGATCGGCGGCTGGGTCGACACCTCAGCCGGGGCCGTCGTCGGCCACGGCACCCTACCTTGGCGAAATGTCGCTGTGCGGCGGTATCTTTCGGACGAAACCGGCTTACCGGTGACCTTGGACAGTCACACGCGCGCCCTCGTGCACGCCGAGCAGTTATTCGGAAATGCGCGCGATGCGGCGGCGACGGTGGTGCTGTTCGCGGGCAATGTGATCGATGTGGCGTTCGCCGTGCACGGGCGGGTGCACTACGGCCCGCGTTCGGCTGCGGGCGCGATCACTCGGCTGGTCGCCGGTGAGTCCGCGGAGTCGGCGCTGGCGGATTGCGCCGATCGCGCGCTGGTGGCGCGTGCGCAGCGGGCGTCGCTGCCGGTACGCGGTTTGCGGGATCTCATCGAGGTCGCGGGCTGGGATGAGACGGCGCAGGCGCTGTTCGTGGAGCGGGCGACGGTGCTGGGTCGGGTGATCGCGGTCGTGATCGATCTGCTGGATCCGGACGCCGTGGTGATCGTCGATCCGGCCTTGGTTCGGGTGCCGGGCGTGCGCGCCACCTATCTCGATGCGGTGCGCCGGTACTCGGCGTGTGAGCGTCCCGAGGAGGTCGTCACCGGGTCGTCGTTCCTCGGACATGCACTCGAGACCGCCGCCGGCACCGTGGTGCTCCAGCAGCTGTTCACCGATCCACTCGCGGTGGTCACCGCCGCCGTGCCGGGGGAGGTGTTGCCGCCGTCGGACGCCCGACTTTGA
- a CDS encoding ABC transporter substrate-binding protein, translating to MRSAIYGLGLVVATALFIGGCATRGGGDTALSADLPTSVPPGTKLSISVNTTRVALEASGRSNTLPFTVSEWPVVSAGPDIIQAFRSGALDVASNAGIPPIHAHATGVDAKIVGVKVRSTPMYQLATAPNSGINSLTDLRGKRIGFSPGQAQGVVVLRTLQAAGIGLNDVKLVELNGPQFLTALQGKQIDVAPLGEPSTTKYLAQYGAQGARAIATPAVDALTILWTPTAVLQDAAKLAAVTEFVKTWARADIWAWEHQDQWIDAYYVKDQKVSAEDGRRILSTVEKPYYPSNWDDAIKWEQETIDLVTRSGYFGKSFDAAELFDRRFEHIANEAVPAQYRTKESQ from the coding sequence ATGCGATCCGCCATATACGGATTAGGGCTCGTGGTAGCGACAGCGCTTTTCATCGGCGGCTGCGCTACCCGCGGCGGCGGGGATACCGCTCTTTCAGCTGACCTGCCGACCAGTGTGCCACCGGGCACAAAGCTCTCGATTTCGGTGAATACCACCCGTGTCGCCCTCGAGGCGTCCGGTCGGTCGAACACATTGCCGTTCACCGTTTCCGAATGGCCCGTGGTGTCCGCGGGACCGGATATCATTCAGGCCTTTCGCAGTGGCGCGCTGGATGTGGCGAGCAATGCGGGAATCCCGCCGATCCACGCCCATGCCACCGGCGTGGACGCGAAGATCGTCGGCGTCAAGGTGCGCTCCACCCCGATGTATCAGCTGGCGACCGCGCCGAATTCGGGTATCAACAGCCTCACCGACCTGCGCGGCAAGCGAATCGGCTTCTCACCCGGGCAAGCGCAGGGCGTGGTGGTGCTTCGCACGCTGCAGGCCGCGGGCATCGGGTTGAACGACGTCAAGCTGGTGGAATTGAATGGTCCGCAATTCCTGACCGCATTGCAGGGCAAACAAATCGACGTCGCACCGCTCGGGGAGCCCTCGACGACAAAATATCTCGCCCAGTACGGTGCTCAGGGCGCACGCGCCATCGCTACTCCCGCAGTGGACGCACTGACCATCCTGTGGACGCCGACGGCGGTGCTGCAGGACGCTGCGAAACTCGCCGCCGTCACCGAATTCGTGAAAACCTGGGCGCGCGCGGATATCTGGGCCTGGGAGCATCAGGATCAATGGATCGACGCGTATTACGTGAAGGATCAGAAGGTTTCGGCGGAGGACGGCAGGCGGATTCTGAGCACTGTCGAAAAGCCCTACTACCCATCGAATTGGGATGACGCGATCAAGTGGGAACAGGAAACCATCGACCTGGTCACCCGCTCCGGTTACTTCGGTAAGAGTTTCGACGCCGCCGAGCTGTTCGACCGGCGCTTCGAACATATCGCCAACGAGGCGGTGCCCGCGCAGTACCGGACCAAGGAGTCGCAATGA
- a CDS encoding ABC transporter permease, whose protein sequence is MTLALPRTAVSIPRADEGFVDRRRLRRLGLRKPVPFARLLGVALVLAAWTAGIHFGLLDERKLSAPWTVLETGWDLFRDGTLGENVAASLRRAAFGLGVGVLVGTALALLSGLSRLGESLLDGPLQVKRAIPTLGLIPLMILWLGIGETFKIVLITFGVLVTMYLQTHASLTTIDKRFVELSEVQGVSRWDFIRRVVIPGSLPGFFLGLRLSVTGSWLALVVVESVNATDGLGKLMSSAQNYGQADVILFCLLIYGVFGLISDAGIRLLEGKVLSWRRTIAT, encoded by the coding sequence ATGACCCTCGCATTACCGCGCACCGCGGTGTCGATACCGAGGGCCGATGAGGGGTTCGTGGATCGACGTCGCCTGCGCCGACTCGGACTGCGCAAACCGGTGCCGTTCGCCCGACTGCTCGGTGTGGCCCTCGTGCTGGCCGCATGGACGGCGGGCATCCATTTCGGTCTGCTGGACGAACGCAAACTGTCCGCGCCGTGGACCGTGCTCGAGACCGGCTGGGACCTGTTCCGCGACGGCACACTCGGCGAGAATGTCGCCGCCTCGCTGCGCCGTGCGGCCTTCGGCCTCGGCGTCGGTGTACTCGTCGGCACGGCGCTGGCGCTGCTTTCGGGCCTTTCCCGCCTGGGTGAGTCGCTGCTCGACGGCCCCCTGCAGGTCAAGCGAGCCATCCCCACCCTGGGCCTGATTCCGCTGATGATCCTGTGGCTCGGCATCGGTGAGACGTTCAAGATCGTGCTGATCACCTTCGGTGTGCTCGTCACCATGTACCTGCAGACCCACGCCTCGCTCACCACCATCGACAAGCGATTCGTGGAACTGTCGGAGGTGCAGGGAGTTTCGCGCTGGGATTTCATCCGCCGGGTGGTCATCCCCGGCTCACTGCCCGGGTTCTTCCTCGGGCTGCGACTGTCGGTCACCGGCTCCTGGCTGGCCCTGGTCGTCGTCGAATCCGTCAATGCCACAGACGGATTGGGCAAGCTCATGAGCAGCGCCCAGAACTACGGACAGGCCGATGTCATCCTGTTCTGCCTGCTCATCTACGGCGTATTCGGACTGATCTCCGATGCCGGTATCCGTCTGCTCGAAGGCAAGGTGCTGTCATGGCGTCGCACGATCGCGACTTAG
- a CDS encoding ABC transporter ATP-binding protein → MASHDRDLGVRTRDLVRSFGDRTILEEITLTIPPGQFVALLGRSGSGKSTLLRALAGLDHDVQGSGSLRVPAKTAVVFQDSRLLPWQRVLTNVLYGQPRNHREAGKSLLSEVGLAGRERAWPSELSGGEQQRVALARALVGAPDLLLADEPFGALDALTRIKMHELLRDLIQRHTPTVLLVTHDVDEAITLAQRVLVLDAGRLTVDLPIELPAERDPGQPDFQRIRRTLLTALGVVPAGV, encoded by the coding sequence ATGGCGTCGCACGATCGCGACTTAGGCGTCCGGACCCGGGACCTGGTCCGATCCTTCGGGGATCGGACCATCCTGGAGGAGATCACGTTGACCATCCCGCCGGGTCAATTCGTCGCCCTGCTCGGCCGCAGCGGTTCCGGTAAGAGCACGCTGCTGCGGGCCTTGGCCGGGCTCGATCACGATGTCCAGGGTTCCGGGTCACTGCGCGTACCCGCGAAAACCGCTGTGGTATTTCAGGATTCGCGATTGCTGCCCTGGCAGCGGGTGTTGACCAATGTGCTGTACGGGCAGCCGCGCAACCACCGCGAGGCCGGCAAGTCCCTGCTGTCGGAGGTCGGGCTGGCTGGACGGGAACGCGCCTGGCCGTCGGAGTTGTCCGGCGGTGAACAGCAGCGGGTGGCGCTGGCCCGAGCGCTGGTCGGCGCACCCGATCTACTGCTGGCCGACGAGCCGTTCGGCGCATTGGATGCGCTGACCCGCATCAAGATGCACGAATTACTGCGCGACCTGATCCAGCGGCACACTCCGACCGTCCTGCTCGTCACCCATGACGTGGACGAGGCGATCACGCTCGCACAGCGGGTCCTGGTGCTCGACGCCGGGCGTCTCACCGTCGACCTACCCATCGAACTGCCGGCCGAGCGTGATCCGGGCCAACCGGATTTCCAGCGCATCCGCCGCACCCTACTGACCGCGCTCGGCGTCGTTCCGGCCGGAGTCTGA
- a CDS encoding LLM class flavin-dependent oxidoreductase, whose translation MSKQLHLNAFLMSTGHHEASWRLPESDPHSNTKIEYYVNLARIAERGKLDSIFFADSPVLFGDTGRRPSGKLEPTVLLTAIAVQTSRIGLIATASTSYNSPFNLARRFASVDWVSNGRVGWNIVTTAGADAARNFGLDDVPDHKLRYEKAAEFVDVATKLWDSWQDDAVLADKESGLHTDPDKVRKIEHEGQFFKVAGPLNVPRSPQAYPVLVQAGSSEDGKEFAARYAEAVFTAQQTIEDGLEFYTDLKRRAIAVGRDPETIKILPGIVPVIGDTEEHARELDAELERLISPEYAKRQLARTWGIPVEDLDLDSELPDNLPTEDEIQGAKSRFTLIVNLARRERLTLRQLIGRLGGGRGHHTFAGTAEQVADTIEEWFIRGAADGFNIMPAVLPSGLERFVDEVVPILQRRGLFRTEYTETTLRGHYGLDRPANQFAEADALVVAG comes from the coding sequence ATGTCGAAACAGTTGCACCTCAACGCATTTCTCATGTCGACCGGCCACCACGAGGCCTCGTGGCGGCTGCCGGAATCCGATCCGCACTCGAACACCAAAATCGAGTACTACGTGAACCTCGCCCGCATCGCCGAACGCGGGAAGCTGGATTCCATCTTCTTCGCCGACAGCCCGGTGCTCTTCGGCGATACCGGTCGCCGCCCCAGCGGCAAGCTGGAGCCGACCGTCCTGCTCACCGCGATCGCCGTGCAGACCTCGCGGATCGGGCTCATCGCCACGGCGTCCACCAGCTACAACTCGCCGTTCAATCTGGCGCGCCGGTTCGCGTCGGTGGACTGGGTGTCGAACGGGCGCGTCGGCTGGAATATCGTCACGACCGCGGGTGCGGACGCGGCACGGAACTTCGGGCTCGACGATGTCCCGGACCACAAGTTGCGCTACGAGAAGGCCGCCGAATTCGTCGATGTGGCAACGAAATTGTGGGACAGCTGGCAGGACGACGCCGTGCTCGCCGATAAGGAATCCGGGCTGCACACCGATCCGGACAAGGTCCGCAAGATCGAACACGAGGGCCAATTCTTCAAGGTCGCGGGTCCGTTGAACGTGCCGCGCTCGCCGCAGGCGTACCCGGTGCTGGTGCAGGCCGGATCCTCCGAGGACGGTAAGGAATTCGCCGCCCGCTACGCCGAAGCGGTGTTCACCGCCCAGCAGACGATCGAGGACGGCCTCGAGTTCTACACCGACCTGAAGCGCCGCGCCATCGCAGTCGGGCGCGATCCGGAGACCATCAAGATCCTGCCGGGCATTGTGCCCGTCATCGGCGACACCGAGGAGCACGCCCGCGAACTGGATGCCGAACTGGAGCGGCTGATCTCGCCCGAATACGCCAAGCGTCAGCTGGCCCGCACCTGGGGAATTCCGGTGGAGGACCTCGACCTGGACAGCGAACTGCCCGACAATCTGCCCACCGAGGACGAGATCCAGGGCGCCAAGAGCCGATTCACCCTCATCGTGAATCTGGCTCGGCGCGAACGGCTTACGCTACGCCAGCTGATCGGACGGCTCGGCGGCGGACGCGGCCACCACACCTTCGCGGGCACCGCAGAACAGGTCGCCGACACCATCGAGGAATGGTTCATCCGCGGTGCCGCGGACGGATTCAACATCATGCCCGCCGTACTGCCCTCGGGCCTGGAACGATTCGTCGACGAGGTGGTGCCGATCCTGCAGCGGCGCGGGCTGTTCCGCACCGAGTACACCGAAACCACGCTGCGCGGGCACTACGGCCTGGACCGGCCCGCCAACCAGTTCGCCGAAGCGGACGCCCTCGTGGTCGCCGGATGA